In a single window of the Arachis hypogaea cultivar Tifrunner chromosome 6, arahy.Tifrunner.gnm2.J5K5, whole genome shotgun sequence genome:
- the LOC112695811 gene encoding protein LOW PSII ACCUMULATION 1, chloroplastic translates to MAVVGVGVQQQFLCSSESKWSIPTTPCNPLTNSILIRPFKKIQFSVISCSSSSSSSSSSSSPPSQAAEAETQTAESCVNLGLQLFSKGRVKDALAQFETALTLNPNPVEAQAAFYNKACCHAYRGEGKKAADSLRIALREYNLKFGTILNDPDLASFRALPEFKELQEEARIGGEDIGNSFRRDLKLISEVQAPFRGVRRFFYVAFTAAAGISLFFTLPRLIRAIQGGDGAPDLLETAGNAAINIGGIVAFVALFFWDNKKEEEQIEQISRDETLSRLPLRLTTNRVVELVQLRDTVRPVILAGKKETVSLALQRAERFRTELVRRGVLLVPVIWGEGRETKTKTKIEKKGFGRPQKAAEALPSIGEDFDKRTQSIASKSKLKAEIRFKAEVVSQAEWEQWIRDQQKSEGVTVGEDVYIIMRLDGRIRRSGKGMPDWQQIVKELPEMEAFLSKLER, encoded by the exons atgGCTGTAGTTGGAGTCGGTGTGCAGCAACAGTTTTTGTGTTCCTCTGAATCAAAGTGGAGCATTCCAACTACGCCATGCAATCCCCTTACGAACTCCATTCTCATACGCCCATTCAAAAAGATTCAATTTTCAGTCATTtcatgctcttcttcttcttcttcttcttcttcttcttcctcaccacCGTCACAGGCCGCAGAAGCTGAAACTCAAACTGCTGAATCTTGCGTCAATTTAGGTCTTCAGCTCTTCTCCAAAGGAAGG GTTAAGGATGCTTTAGCCCAGTTTGAAACAGCGCTTACCTTGAATCCCAATCCTGTGGAGGCCCAAGCTGCTTTCTACAACAAAGCTTGCTGCCACGCATACAG AGGGGAAGGAAAGAAAGCTGCCGATAGTCTCCGTATTGCTTTGAGGGAATACAACCTAAAATTTGGTACAATTCTCAATGATCCAGACTTGGCCTCTTTTAGAGCTTTGCCTGAGTTCAAAGAACTACAAGAAGAG GCCAGGATAGGTGGGGAAGATATTGGCAACAGTTTTCGGAGAGATCTAAAACTTATTAGTGAAGTTCAGGCACCGTTTCGTGGGGTTAGGAGGTTTTTTTATGTGGCATTCACAGCAGCTGCAGGAATATCATTGTTCTTCACTCTACCCAGGCTAATCCGTGCAATTCAAGGTGGTGATGGTGCTCCTGATCTACTGGAAACTGCAGGGAATGCTGCCATTAACATTGGAG GCATTGTTGCTTTTGTGGCATTATTTTTTTGGGACAATAAAAAGGAGGAGGAGCAGATTGAACAAATATCTCGAGATGAGACACTATCAAGGCTGCCTTTGCGCTTAACAACTAATCGTGTAGTTGAACTTGTTCAGCTACGGGACACAGTTAGGCCG GTTATATTAGCTGGGAAAAAAGAAACAGTATCTTTGGCTTTGCAAAGAGCAGAACGATTTCGCACTGAGCTCGTTAGACGTGGTGTCCTGTTAGTTCCTGTCATATGGGGAGAAGGTAGGGaaaccaaaacaaaaacaaaaattgagaagaaaggtTTTGGTCGTCCACAAAAGGCTGCTGAAGCTCTTCCGTCCATTGGG GAAGATTTTGATAAGCGAACACAGTCCATAGCTTCAAAATCAAAGTTGAAAGCAGAAATCAGGTTCAAGGCTGAAGTTGTATCGCAAGCAGAATGGGAACA GTGGATAAGAGATCAGCAGAAATCTGAAGGAGTTACTGTTGGCGAAGACGTGTACATAATAATGCGCTTAGATGGGAGGATTCGAAGATCGGGGAAA GGAATGCCTGACTGGCAGCAAATTGTGAAGGAGCTACCAGAAATGGAAGCATTTTTAAGCAAGCTAGAAAGATGA
- the LOC112695809 gene encoding dol-P-Man:Man(5)GlcNAc(2)-PP-Dol alpha-1,3-mannosyltransferase → MEIGGGRKLKSTETMAVQSVTRSAPPPRNRSKPITFLQNPKIPFAASLLFADAVLVALIIAFVPYTKIDWDAYMSQVTGFLKGERDYGNLKGDTGPLVYPAGFLYIYSAFQYLTAGQVYPAQILFGILYIINLAIILLIYVKTDVLPWWALCLLSLSKRVHSIFVLRLFNDCVAMMFLHAALLLLMHRRWNLGLIVFSVAVSVKMNVLLYAPPLLLLMLKSMDIIGVFWALAGAALVQILLGLPFLVSHPVAYISRAFNLGRVFIHFWSVNFKFIPEPVFVSKGFAIFLLAAHLILLALFAHYRWCKHEGGLLKFLHSRIVSMKLRFALFFSSASPKFGKSSSSSIKILTKEHIVTTMFVGNFIGIVCARSLHYQFYSWYFYSLPYLLWRTQYPTLLRLILFIGVEVCWNIFPSNNLSSALLLCLHLVILWGLWSAPPEYPYAQDKPSSRKHK, encoded by the exons ATGGAAATAGGAGGAGGAAGAAAACTGAAGAGCACAGAAACCATGGCTGTTCAATCGGTGACGCGCTCCGCACCACCGCCCAGAAACAGATCAAAACCCATCACTTttctccaaaaccccaaaataccctTCGCAGCTTCTCTTCTCTTCGCCGATGCCGTCCTCGTCGCTCTCATAATCGCATTCGTCCCCT ATACGAAGATAGATTGGGATGCTTATATGTCACAGGTGACTGGGTTTCTGAAAGGGGAGAGAGATTACGGAAACCTGAAAGGTGACACTGGCCCTCTTGTTTACCCTGCTGGCTTCCTTTACATTTATTCTGCATTTCAGTATCTTACTGCTGGACAAGTTTACCCTGCTCAG ATTTTGTTTGGAATCTTGTATATCATTAATCTGGCAATCATTCTCTTAATCTATGTGAAGACTGATGTG CTTCCATGGTGGGCCCTTTGTTTACTTTCTCTATCTAAAAGAGTGCATTCTATCTTCGTGCTTCGTCTCTTCAATGATTGTGTGGCCATGATGTTTCTTCATGCTGCATTACTCTTACTCATGCACAGAAGGTGGAATCTAGGTTTGATTGTGTTCAG TGTTGCTGTTTCGGTAAAGATGAATGTGCTTCTTTATGCTCCACCTTTACTACTCCTCATGCTAAAG TCTATGGATATCATTGGGGTGTTTTGGGCATTAGCTGGTGCAGCACTGGTTCAG ATATTATTGGGGCTTCCTTTCCTAGTTTCACACCCGGTTGCATACATATCAAGAGCCTTCAATCTTGGCCGTGTCTTCATCCATTTCTG GTCTGTAAACTTCAAATTCATCCCTGAACCAGTATTTGTGTCCAAGGGATTTGCAATCTTTCTGTTGGCTGCTCACCTCATATTACTTGCTTTGTTTGCGCATTATAGATGGTGCAA ACATGAAGGAGGGCTTCTCAAGTTTCTGCATTCCAGAATTGTCTCTATGAAGCTGAGGTTtgcacttttcttttcctctgcttCTCCAAAGTTTGGCAAGAGTAGTTCATCAAGCATCAAGATCCTCACTAAAGAAC ATATTGTGACAACTATGTTTGTTGGGAATTTCATTGGCATTGTATGTGCTCGGTCATTGCATTATCAGTTCTATTCGTG GTACTTCTATAGCTTACCTTACTTGTTGTGGAGAACACAATACCCAACCTTGCTGCG CTTGATTTTATTCATCGGAGTGGAGGTCTGCTGGAATATCTTCCCTTCGAATAATCTCTCGTCAGCTCTGCTTTTGTGCCTTCACTTAGTTATTCTGTGGGGTTTGTGGTCTGCTCCACCAGAGTATCCTTATGCACAAGATAAACCTTCCTCTCGCAAACACAAATAG
- the LOC112695813 gene encoding rapid alkalinization factor produces MASAFVLLTMFMFTVVMSMSLPKATAVGDHRLRLVAMRARSCQGSIEECMEEGELVEMEFSSSHRRILATSQYISYQALQRNTVPCSQRGASYYNCKPGAEANPYTRGCATITRCRNS; encoded by the coding sequence ATGGCAAGTGCCTTTGTCCTCCTAACCATGTTTATGTTCACGGTAGTGATGTCCATGTCTCTGCCTAAGGCAACCGCCGTAGGCGACCATCGCCTAAGGTTGGTGGCAATGAGAGCAAGAAGTTGCCAAGGCTCCATAGAAGAGTGCATGGAAGAGGGTGAGTTGGTGGAGATGGAGTTTTCATCATCGCACAGGCGCATTCTAGCAACGTCGCAGTACATAAGCTATCAAGCGCTGCAGCGGAACACGGTACCATGCTCTCAAAGAGGTGCTTCCTACTACAACTGCAAGCCAGGTGCAGAGGCTAATCCTTATACCCGTGGTTGCGCCACCATCACTCGTTGCCGCAATAGTTAG
- the LOC112695807 gene encoding translocator protein homolog, with protein sequence MASQELKHRVTHDADTKAGGGTTTTTRRDKKMAMAKRGLRSLLIAVILPLSLTLFSAYISSSMSRANHHMDHKTPFWFPPSWALHLTLPASGFLMGLSAWMVWAEGGFHKHPVAVVLYVAQLLLTVLWDPLVFGAGASRVGMVLCLGLFGCLYGCMRVFKQVNHVAADLIKPCLAWTAFLSIVNLKLLSA encoded by the coding sequence ATGGCTTCCCAAGAACTCAAACACCGGGTCACACACGATGCAGACACCAAAGCAGGAggaggaacaacaacaacaaccagacGGGACAAAAAAATGGCGATGGCCAAACGCGGTCTTAGGTCACTCCTGATTGCCGTTATTCTCCCCTTGTCGCTGACGCTCTTCTCCGCATATATATCGAGCTCCATGTCACGTGCCAACCACCACATGGATCACAAGACTCCCTTCTGGTTCCCGCCCTCGTGGGCCCTACACCTAACTTTACCCGCTTCGGGCTTCCTGATGGGCCTCTCGGCCTGGATGGTTTGGGCCGAAGGAGGATTCCACAAGCACCCCGTAGCTGTGGTGCTCTACGTGGCTCAGCTCCTCTTAACGGTTCTGTGGGACCCGCTTGTGTTCGGTGCAGGTGCTTCGAGGGTGGGCATGGTGCTGTGCCTGGGTCTGTTTGGGTGCCTGTATGGGTGCATGCGTGTGTTTAAGCAGGTCAACCATGTTGCTGCTGATTTGATAAAGCCTTGTTTGGCTTGGACCGCTTTTCTCTCCATTGTAAATCTTAAGCTCCTTTCTGCCTAA
- the LOC112695810 gene encoding heat shock factor-binding protein isoform X1 encodes MDGQDSEDPKQSTADMTVFVQNLLQQMQNRFQTMSDSIVTKIDEMGNRINELEQSINDLRAEMGVENSPAGGTKPEDSKEEGSA; translated from the exons ATG GACGGACAAGATTCGGAAGACCCAAAGCAAAGCACTGCTGATATGACAGTTTTT GTGCAAAATCTTCTTCAGCAGATG CAAAATAGATTCCAGACAATGTCTGACTCCATCGTCACAAAGA TTGATGAGATGGGAAACCGTATAAATGAGTTGGAGCAAAGCATCAATGACCTAAGGGCAGAGATGGGAGTGGAGAACTCGCCTGCAGGAGGTACCAAACCAGAAGATTCCAAAGAGGAGGGTTCAGCTTAA
- the LOC112695812 gene encoding bifunctional protein FolD 2, whose amino-acid sequence MATVIDGKAVAQTIRSEIAEEVRALSQKYGKVPGLAVVIVGNRKDSQSYVGMKRKACAELGIKSFDIDLPEQVSESDLIKQVHQLNVNPDVHGILVQLPLPKHINEEKVLSEISLEKDVDGFHPLNIGKLAMKDRDPLFLPCTPKACIELLSRSGVSIKGKKAVVVGRSNIVGLPASLLLLKADATVTIVHSRTTQPESIIREADIVIAAAGQPMMIKGSWIKPGAAVIDVGTNAVDDPTKKSGYRLVGDVDFEEASKVAGWITPVPGGVGPMTVTMLLHNTLEGAKRCFEKNH is encoded by the exons ATGGCCACCGTAATCGACGGCAAGGCGGTGGCGCAAACTATCAGATCTGAGATCGCGGAGGAAGTGCGCGCCCTCTCTCAAAAGTACGGCAAG GTTCCGGGGTTGGCGGTGGTGATAGTAGGGAACAGGAAGGACTCGCAGAGTTACGTGGGAATGAAGAGAAAGGCGTGTGCTGAATTAGGGATTAAGTCTTTCGACATTGACCTTCCCGAACAAGTTTCCGAATCCGATTTGATTAAGCAAGTTCACCAGCTCAATGTTAACCCTGATGTTCACG GTATATTGGTTCAGCTTCCATTGCCAAAGCATATCAATGAAGAGAAAGTTCTCAGTGAAATCAGCCTTGAGAAGGATGTGGATGGCTTCCATCCTCTCAACATTGGAAAGCTTGCAATGAAAGACAGAGATCCACTCTTCCTTCCTTGCACTCCCAAG GCATGTATCGAACTCTTATCGCGAAGTGGTGTAAGTATAAAGGGAAAGAAAGCAGTGGTGGTTGGTAGAAGCAACATAGTTGGATTACCAGCTTCATTGCTGCTTTTGAAAGCAGATGCAACGGTTACTATTGTCCATTCTCGCACAACTCAACCGGAAAGTATCATACGCGAAGCTGATATTGTTATCGCCGCAGCAGGGCAGCCGATGATG ATCAAGGGAAGTTGGATCAAGCCTGGAGCTGCAGTGATCGATGTTGGCACAAATGCTGTCGATGACCCGACGAAGAAGTCTGGTTACAGGCTTGTTGGTGACGTAGATTTTGAGGAAGCATCTAAAGTAGCTGGTTGGATTACTCCTGTTCCTGGTGGTGTTGGTCCAATGACTGTCACAATGTTGCTGCATAATACTCTCGAGGGTGCCAAGCGCTGCTTTGAGAAGAACCACTGA
- the LOC112695810 gene encoding heat shock factor-binding protein isoform X2 produces the protein MDGQDSEDPKQSTADMTVFVQNLLQQMVRFDFLDFIALDEMGNRINELEQSINDLRAEMGVENSPAGGTKPEDSKEEGSA, from the exons ATG GACGGACAAGATTCGGAAGACCCAAAGCAAAGCACTGCTGATATGACAGTTTTT GTGCAAAATCTTCTTCAGCAGATGGTGAGAT TTGATTTCCTTGACTTCATTGCACTTGATGAGATGGGAAACCGTATAAATGAGTTGGAGCAAAGCATCAATGACCTAAGGGCAGAGATGGGAGTGGAGAACTCGCCTGCAGGAGGTACCAAACCAGAAGATTCCAAAGAGGAGGGTTCAGCTTAA